From the genome of Papaver somniferum cultivar HN1 chromosome 2, ASM357369v1, whole genome shotgun sequence, one region includes:
- the LOC113354012 gene encoding uncharacterized protein LOC113354012, which translates to MGEDQKMQSFRDPISTITGPYSPSGNNNIRWVAMDNDDVFDSRTSSFEDLINGASTSSSSLDLEEEDGSPNTSSSSSSSSINGPLFELSDLMEHLPIKRGLSQHFDGKSQSFTSLSNVNCLEDLAKGGIHFRKKKSSKSNSYGGGLDIQNKTISKKSWLTRGCFVSSLVDKQGIGFNLRTHANSFKR; encoded by the exons ATGGGTGAAGATCAAAAAATGCAAAGCTTTCGTGATCCAATCTCGACAATAACCGGACCGTATTCACCTTCCGGTAATAATAATATCCGATGGGTAGCCATGGATAATGATGACGTTTTTGATTCAAGAACTTCGTCGTTTGAAGATTTGATTAATGGCGCCTCTACCTCTTCATCTTCGTTAGACCTAGAAGAAGAAGACGGATCTCCGAATACATCTTCTTCGTCATCGTCTTCATCGATCAATGGACCTTTATTTGAACTGTCTGATTTAATGGAACATCTTCCAATCAA GAGAGGACTTTCCCAGCATTTTGATGGAAAATCACAGTCATTTACTTCGCTCTCCAACGTCAACTGTTTAGAAGATCTTGCGAAAGGAGGAATTCATTTTAGGAAGAAGAAGTCATCCAAAAGCAATAGCTATGGAGGTGGATTAGATATCCAAAATAAGACAATATCAAAGAAGTCTTGGTTAACCAGAGGTTGTTTTGTATCTTCTTTAGTTGATAAGCAGGGAATTGGCTTTAATCTAAGAACTCATGCCAATTCATTCAAAAGATAG
- the LOC113349269 gene encoding early nodulin-93-like gives MGITSDIKDSLLNKKQSILIPTSYEEQRILNSKRCTQEGVRAGTKAAVVAGIATAVPTLIAVRKVPWAKASLNYTAQALIISGASIAAYFITADKTILECARKNSREQYDNLKK, from the exons atgggaaTTACATCAGATATTAAAGATTCTTTGTTGAACAAAAAGCAATCAATTCTGATTCCAACTTCTTACGAAGAACAGAGAATTCTAAATTCTAAAAGGTGTACTCAAG AAGGGGTTAGGGCTGGAACTAAGGCTGCTGTTGTTGCAGGTATTGCTACTGCTGTGCCTACG TTGATTGCTGTTCGAAAGGTTCCTTGGGCGAAAGCTAGCCTTAATTATACCGCTCAGGCACTTATTATATCTGGAG CTTCCATTGCTGCATACTTCATTACCGCAGACAAAACTATCTTGGAGTGCGCAAGGAAAAATAGTCGAGAACAGTATGACAACCTGAAGAAATAG